A single genomic interval of Spirosoma linguale DSM 74 harbors:
- a CDS encoding tRNA-hydroxylase (PFAM: tRNA-hydroxylase~KEGG: lpf:lpl1476 hypothetical protein): MSLTTLGLELPTDPRWVDIAGMNIGEILIDHAWCEQKAASSCISLIVMYTDKVELVEVLTPIVAEEWGHFQRVLKELRKRNIRLGRQRKDEYVNELRSRLRRSIGDQHEQMMDNLLINALIEARSCERFKLLSEHIADESLRKFYRELMISEAGHYRTFIELAETYLPASRVRERWKEFLAVEADIMATMDVRADRMH, encoded by the coding sequence ATGTCGCTTACGACCTTAGGTCTCGAACTCCCCACCGACCCGCGCTGGGTTGATATTGCTGGCATGAATATCGGCGAAATTCTGATCGACCACGCCTGGTGTGAGCAGAAAGCTGCATCATCGTGCATTTCCCTCATTGTTATGTATACCGATAAAGTCGAGCTGGTGGAGGTGCTGACGCCCATCGTTGCCGAGGAGTGGGGCCATTTTCAGCGGGTATTGAAAGAGCTGCGCAAACGGAATATCCGACTGGGAAGGCAGCGTAAGGACGAATATGTGAATGAACTGCGGTCGCGTCTGCGCCGATCCATTGGCGACCAGCATGAGCAGATGATGGATAACCTGCTCATCAACGCCCTGATCGAAGCCCGAAGCTGCGAGCGCTTTAAGCTCCTCTCGGAACATATTGCCGACGAAAGCCTACGGAAGTTTTACCGTGAACTGATGATTTCTGAAGCCGGACATTACCGAACATTCATCGAACTCGCCGAAACCTACCTGCCAGCCAGCCGCGTTCGCGAACGCTGGAAAGAGTTTCTGGCCGTAGAGGCCGATATAATGGCTACTATGGACGTTCGCGCTGACCGAATGCATTGA
- a CDS encoding hypothetical protein (KEGG: hpa:HPAG1_0903 vacuolating cytotoxin (VacA)- like protein) has translation MAEPDKSLGRKILSFFVKEEEPAIATDTSPAPAPASPRPSPPVMGSPAIPSAPSADSTPAGATGAVDSKFAEHFANVLAQNNPPGPDYFEFRETLRSLSNLGLSEDKQFQAAWASFKALGGSSDPSVLNNTANGYISALNKDREGFSKSVETALAERVGGLQNEEKRLQTENNALEKQLVEIQKQIDANTNRLTAITGEISEQSAKITQNRQNYESTFAHFINQIKDDIAKMAQYLK, from the coding sequence ATGGCAGAACCTGATAAATCACTTGGTCGCAAAATTCTGAGTTTCTTCGTCAAAGAAGAAGAGCCCGCTATTGCTACGGATACATCACCGGCACCGGCGCCAGCTTCTCCGCGGCCTTCGCCCCCCGTTATGGGTTCGCCCGCAATACCCTCGGCACCTTCAGCGGATAGTACCCCCGCCGGTGCGACCGGTGCGGTAGACTCGAAGTTTGCCGAGCACTTTGCCAATGTACTCGCGCAGAATAACCCGCCGGGTCCGGATTATTTTGAGTTTCGGGAAACTCTGCGGAGCCTGAGCAACCTCGGCTTGTCTGAAGACAAACAGTTTCAGGCAGCCTGGGCGAGTTTTAAGGCACTCGGGGGAAGCAGCGACCCAAGCGTACTGAATAACACGGCGAATGGCTACATTTCGGCCCTGAACAAAGACCGCGAGGGGTTCAGCAAGAGTGTTGAAACGGCGTTGGCCGAACGCGTAGGCGGGTTGCAAAACGAAGAGAAACGGCTGCAAACAGAAAACAATGCGCTGGAAAAACAGTTGGTTGAGATTCAGAAACAGATCGACGCCAACACAAACCGCCTGACGGCAATCACGGGCGAAATCTCGGAACAAAGTGCCAAAATCACGCAAAACCGGCAAAATTATGAGTCGACCTTCGCGCACTTTATAAACCAGATTAAAGACGATATCGCCAAAATGGCACAGTATCTGAAATGA
- a CDS encoding hypothetical protein (KEGG: hypothetical protein), with protein sequence MATPDFSQLGGSADAEKRSFWSRPEGVLGMIVLAGMAGLGLVYFNRIIEFLIRVTSNILELSLLLGALGVLIFLFTSKDVRTAVFFLFKSLMRSLTGTVIQLNPIAIMKIYIQDLKDKREKMQGQINILAGQLVKLNKKINENNEAIKQKFAEANKANSLSDKPGMRETAQLATIEGAGLQEMNEKLLPLQRNMKNVLAFMEKVNQSADYIIKETEIKVRLKETEYQIVKDSSNALKTAVSIFKGDPDKKFYFDQSMEYIQDDMSMKLGEMKRAMDLSMDFINGVDIQNGILSDKGEALLEAYNKGEFKMVQLDAPAQPINLGPAPQKDAGYKNLLD encoded by the coding sequence ATGGCAACTCCTGATTTTTCTCAACTTGGCGGCAGTGCAGACGCAGAAAAGCGTTCGTTCTGGAGCCGCCCCGAAGGTGTTCTGGGCATGATTGTGCTGGCCGGTATGGCCGGACTCGGCCTGGTCTACTTCAACCGAATCATTGAATTCCTGATTCGTGTAACGTCAAACATCCTCGAACTCTCCCTCCTGCTGGGTGCTCTCGGGGTTCTGATTTTCCTGTTCACGAGCAAAGATGTGCGGACGGCAGTGTTTTTCCTGTTCAAATCGCTGATGCGGAGTCTTACGGGTACGGTTATCCAGCTAAACCCCATCGCGATCATGAAAATCTACATTCAGGATTTGAAAGACAAGCGGGAGAAAATGCAGGGGCAGATCAATATCCTGGCCGGGCAGCTGGTGAAACTGAACAAAAAGATCAATGAGAACAACGAAGCGATCAAGCAGAAGTTCGCCGAAGCCAACAAAGCCAACTCCCTGAGCGACAAACCCGGTATGCGCGAAACGGCTCAACTGGCAACGATTGAAGGAGCCGGTTTGCAGGAAATGAACGAAAAACTGCTGCCCCTTCAGCGCAACATGAAAAATGTGCTGGCCTTTATGGAGAAGGTCAACCAAAGTGCCGACTACATTATTAAGGAAACCGAAATTAAAGTCCGGCTTAAGGAAACCGAATACCAGATTGTTAAAGACAGTTCGAACGCGCTGAAAACGGCGGTCAGCATCTTTAAAGGCGATCCCGACAAGAAGTTTTACTTCGATCAGTCGATGGAATACATTCAGGACGACATGAGCATGAAACTCGGCGAAATGAAACGCGCGATGGACCTTTCGATGGACTTCATCAACGGTGTCGATATTCAGAACGGTATTCTGTCCGACAAAGGCGAGGCTTTATTAGAAGCCTATAACAAGGGCGAGTTCAAAATGGTACAGCTGGATGCTCCGGCCCAGCCCATCAACCTCGGTCCCGCTCCGCAGAAGGACGCCGGTTACAAAAACCTGCTTGACTAA
- a CDS encoding hypothetical protein (KEGG: dvm:DvMF_0765 hypothetical protein) — translation MTFLQQTAQRIFDTHGPSLNDVWVILPTRRAVSTFLDELAALSDRPFLAPHALAVDDFITQAAGVQLIDSVSLLFELYDVFKEIDPLVEFEQFIGWASILLSDFDRIDQYLVNPHELFSYLTAAKALERWQVDMPSSAKPIVETPGTTRYFKLFENIHTAYHALHQRLNEQRLAYRGMAYRLLAQQVEPLIRDNLAYERVYFVGFNALSKAEEHIIRVLVDAKKAELIWDADLYYMNDRRQEAGEFLRRYKDNGWLFSRQNHADLAQLSNNLLGSEKNIRVVGVPNASMQTKVAGKIYSEWQRADSAVPRDAATPSPKTAIVLADETLLVPVLYALDENVTDLNVTMGLSLRSSLLFTLVDTLFEMQRTVHEFRTKDGRDLKIPKFHHRHVVKLLNHPFLKQYERIRGLMWPGDVLSTGEILPPEPLFQWIAKEIVKNQRVYLTERDMLELGQDDPLVRVLFRRWPNEEPMKAIRTFYDLIELLRDVYRTSQDAIEIEYLYLFFTLLKQLEATLDRQGEGAQGAGRGVPVPKARNRGQGGTAILDTGAPVPMLHVHEPSAAVTVRSLKQFLYELIRQTSIPFTSEGKSQLQIMGMLETRALDFDRVIILSVNEGILPQSRKLNSLIPFDIAADENIKLPTYSEQEAVMAYHFYRLLQRASEVVLLYTTSTDAYGNSKGEPSRFIRQLEHELVPRSNGLVRISYPTVRFGRTSEKKETSLTELSVPKTESVRDGLINLLITKGLYPSYLNQFVSCSMRFYFSRIVNISEEEDIEEKMGAAEFGSWLHKVMERLDLEYRLKALPIDESIIKMLLEEEFASTNKGRVIESGMNLLLYDLAQKLMLDFQRQQNALPGLTVIGTEQTLETYLTVSIEGRGAVRVRIAGKVDRIERLGDQIRIVDYKTGKVDLSEKTPKDLSDRLLNDGGDDAGKMRQLWLYRYLALKNISEYGGLPRDRAKRDIFNAEGMPVEAGFYSFRDVNGGFKTNPVRFGDNDSPGQYIEDSEDLLRQLIQQLLDPEQPFRKTDQIETCQFCDYKGICGR, via the coding sequence ATGACTTTTCTTCAACAAACGGCCCAACGCATTTTTGACACCCATGGTCCCAGCTTAAACGATGTTTGGGTAATCTTGCCCACCCGCCGGGCTGTGTCTACCTTCCTGGATGAGCTGGCCGCCCTTTCTGACAGGCCCTTTCTGGCCCCCCACGCACTTGCGGTCGATGATTTTATCACCCAGGCAGCGGGCGTTCAACTGATTGATTCGGTTAGTTTACTTTTCGAGTTATACGACGTTTTTAAAGAAATTGACCCGCTGGTCGAGTTTGAGCAGTTTATCGGCTGGGCATCCATACTGCTCTCCGATTTCGACCGTATTGATCAATACCTCGTCAATCCCCACGAGTTATTCAGCTACCTGACAGCCGCCAAAGCACTCGAACGCTGGCAGGTCGACATGCCTTCGTCCGCCAAACCGATTGTCGAGACGCCCGGCACGACCCGATACTTCAAACTGTTCGAGAATATACATACAGCCTACCACGCCCTTCACCAGCGCCTGAACGAGCAGCGACTGGCCTATCGGGGAATGGCCTACCGGCTACTGGCGCAGCAGGTTGAACCCTTGATTCGGGATAATCTGGCCTATGAGCGGGTGTATTTTGTGGGATTCAATGCCCTGAGTAAAGCAGAAGAGCACATTATCCGGGTGCTGGTCGATGCCAAAAAAGCTGAACTGATCTGGGATGCCGACCTGTATTACATGAATGACCGGCGGCAGGAAGCCGGCGAATTTCTGCGACGATATAAGGACAATGGCTGGCTTTTTTCGAGACAAAACCATGCCGATCTGGCGCAACTGTCTAATAACCTGCTAGGTTCTGAAAAAAATATCCGCGTCGTTGGCGTACCCAATGCCAGCATGCAAACCAAGGTAGCGGGTAAGATTTACAGCGAATGGCAACGGGCCGATAGTGCAGTGCCACGCGATGCTGCAACGCCCTCGCCAAAGACCGCTATCGTACTGGCTGACGAAACACTTCTGGTGCCCGTGTTATACGCGCTGGATGAAAACGTGACCGACCTGAACGTTACTATGGGTTTGTCGTTGCGTTCGTCGCTGTTGTTTACCCTGGTCGACACGTTGTTTGAGATGCAGCGGACGGTCCATGAGTTCCGTACCAAAGACGGGCGCGACCTCAAGATCCCCAAGTTTCACCATCGCCACGTCGTAAAACTCCTTAACCACCCCTTCCTGAAGCAGTACGAGCGTATACGGGGGCTGATGTGGCCGGGCGATGTACTGTCGACAGGGGAAATTTTACCGCCCGAACCGCTCTTCCAGTGGATCGCCAAGGAGATTGTGAAAAATCAGCGGGTATACCTGACCGAGCGGGACATGCTGGAACTGGGGCAGGATGACCCACTCGTGCGGGTGCTGTTCAGGCGTTGGCCCAATGAAGAGCCCATGAAGGCCATTCGTACGTTTTATGACCTGATCGAGTTACTGCGCGACGTGTATCGTACCAGTCAGGATGCCATCGAGATCGAGTACCTATACCTTTTCTTTACCCTGCTCAAACAGCTGGAAGCAACGCTGGACAGGCAGGGCGAAGGAGCACAAGGGGCCGGGCGCGGAGTACCGGTGCCCAAGGCGCGAAATAGAGGGCAGGGGGGAACCGCCATCCTGGATACGGGCGCCCCGGTTCCCATGCTACACGTCCACGAACCGTCGGCCGCCGTTACCGTGCGCAGCCTGAAACAGTTTTTGTACGAACTGATTCGGCAAACGAGTATTCCCTTTACCAGCGAAGGGAAGAGCCAGTTGCAGATCATGGGTATGCTCGAAACACGGGCTCTGGATTTTGACCGGGTTATTATTCTGTCAGTGAACGAAGGGATTCTGCCGCAGTCCAGAAAGTTAAACTCGCTTATTCCGTTCGATATAGCCGCCGATGAAAACATAAAGCTGCCTACTTATAGCGAACAGGAGGCCGTGATGGCGTACCACTTTTACCGGTTGCTGCAACGGGCCAGCGAAGTGGTGCTCTTGTACACAACCTCGACAGATGCGTACGGGAATAGCAAAGGTGAGCCAAGCCGCTTTATCCGCCAGCTGGAACACGAGCTGGTGCCCCGCTCTAACGGACTCGTTCGGATAAGCTACCCAACGGTTCGTTTCGGTCGGACAAGCGAGAAAAAGGAAACCAGTCTGACCGAGCTGAGTGTGCCCAAAACGGAATCGGTGCGGGACGGTCTGATCAATCTGCTCATAACGAAAGGGTTGTATCCATCTTACCTGAATCAGTTCGTGAGCTGTTCCATGCGGTTTTACTTCAGCCGGATTGTAAATATTAGTGAGGAAGAAGACATCGAAGAGAAAATGGGAGCGGCTGAGTTCGGAAGCTGGCTGCACAAAGTGATGGAGCGGCTAGACCTTGAGTACCGCCTGAAGGCGCTGCCCATCGACGAGTCGATCATTAAAATGCTGCTCGAAGAAGAGTTTGCCAGTACCAACAAAGGCCGGGTTATCGAGTCGGGCATGAACCTGCTGCTCTACGACCTGGCACAGAAACTCATGCTCGACTTTCAGCGTCAGCAGAATGCGCTTCCTGGTTTGACCGTTATCGGAACGGAGCAAACCCTCGAAACGTATTTGACTGTATCCATTGAAGGGCGTGGGGCCGTTCGGGTGCGGATAGCGGGTAAAGTAGACCGTATCGAACGTCTGGGTGATCAAATTCGAATTGTCGATTATAAAACGGGCAAAGTCGACCTGTCCGAAAAAACGCCCAAAGACCTGAGTGATCGATTACTGAACGATGGGGGCGACGATGCGGGTAAGATGCGGCAGTTGTGGCTGTACCGGTATCTGGCCCTTAAAAACATTAGCGAGTATGGTGGTTTGCCCCGCGACCGGGCTAAACGGGATATTTTTAATGCGGAGGGTATGCCTGTCGAAGCTGGCTTTTATTCGTTCCGGGATGTGAATGGGGGCTTTAAAACAAACCCTGTTCGCTTCGGAGACAATGATAGCCCTGGTCAGTACATCGAAGATTCGGAGGATTTACTTCGCCAATTGATACAACAACTGCTCGACCCTGAACAACCGTTCAGGAAAACGGACCAGATTGAGACCTGCCAGTTTTGTGATTATAAGGGTATTTGCGGGCGATAA
- a CDS encoding peptidase S8 and S53 subtilisin kexin sedolisin (PFAM: peptidase S8 and S53 subtilisin kexin sedolisin~KEGG: hypothetical protein) yields the protein MAFGKSIAFKHMGRNKISYLVGVLLFCQLTGFGQSTRKFLVLLRDKANSPYSISRPEQFLSQRSILRRQKQNIGILERDLPVNPAYVSQLQQAGAKVWFTSRWLNAALVEATDATIASVQSLPIVKGLEFGRSLANARVSAANQVSAPKKVTTINTLADAPLEYGNSQTQITQLGADIMHQQGYHGEGMLIGVLDAGFLNGDKVSFLKPLFDEKRILATYDFIKKETSVYEDDSHGLSCLSAIAATADRQLYGTAYKASFVLIRTEDAASEKQIEEANWVLGAEYADSVGVDVISSSLGYTEFDDPSTSYTYQNMDGKTALSTRGAQIAAETGMIVVVAAGNEGSNAWRYLSAPSDAASVLAIGAVTQAGVRASFSSFGPSADGRIKPDLAARGQGTIVGSPGGQIVSGNGTSFATPLVAGLAAGFWQAHPQLTAAQVTDALRQSGSQFGNPDAQLGYGIPNFERASALADAYGQLLVFPNPFSDVQPLGVRWGEIEANVPLDATLTNAAGRVIWQNRYTSAGLAAFTLPYLNLSAGMYFMTLVAGDKKRTVKLVKQ from the coding sequence ATGGCATTCGGCAAATCTATCGCATTCAAACATATGGGAAGGAATAAGATAAGTTATCTTGTCGGCGTACTCTTGTTCTGCCAGTTAACGGGTTTTGGGCAATCGACCCGTAAATTTTTGGTTCTCCTGCGCGACAAAGCGAACTCGCCCTACAGTATAAGCCGTCCGGAGCAATTTCTATCACAACGGTCTATTCTGCGTCGGCAAAAGCAGAACATCGGTATTCTGGAACGAGACCTGCCCGTTAATCCGGCTTATGTGTCGCAACTTCAGCAGGCGGGGGCCAAAGTCTGGTTTACCTCCCGCTGGCTCAACGCGGCCCTGGTTGAGGCCACCGACGCTACGATAGCCAGCGTTCAGAGTCTCCCTATTGTAAAAGGACTTGAATTTGGCCGGTCGCTGGCCAATGCACGAGTCAGTGCAGCGAATCAGGTGTCTGCTCCGAAAAAAGTTACTACTATTAACACGCTGGCAGACGCGCCACTGGAGTATGGCAATTCACAAACGCAGATAACCCAGTTAGGAGCTGACATCATGCACCAGCAGGGGTATCATGGTGAGGGGATGCTGATTGGTGTGCTGGACGCGGGCTTCCTGAATGGCGATAAAGTGAGCTTTCTGAAACCGCTCTTCGATGAAAAACGCATTCTGGCAACCTACGACTTTATCAAAAAGGAGACGAGTGTGTACGAGGATGATTCGCATGGTCTTTCCTGTTTGTCGGCCATTGCCGCCACCGCCGACCGCCAGTTGTATGGCACCGCCTATAAAGCCTCGTTTGTGTTGATTCGTACCGAAGATGCAGCCAGCGAAAAGCAAATCGAAGAAGCTAACTGGGTGTTGGGAGCCGAATACGCCGATAGTGTCGGGGTGGATGTGATCAGTTCATCATTGGGGTACACCGAGTTCGATGATCCGTCGACCAGCTACACTTACCAGAATATGGACGGCAAAACAGCCCTTTCGACCCGTGGGGCTCAAATTGCTGCCGAAACAGGTATGATTGTGGTTGTGGCCGCTGGCAACGAAGGAAGCAACGCCTGGCGTTACCTGTCGGCTCCTTCCGACGCGGCATCTGTCCTGGCTATTGGGGCCGTTACCCAAGCTGGTGTACGGGCATCGTTCAGTTCGTTTGGTCCGTCGGCCGATGGGCGAATTAAACCGGATCTGGCAGCTCGTGGACAGGGAACCATCGTGGGTAGTCCGGGCGGACAGATCGTTTCGGGAAACGGTACCTCGTTTGCCACTCCGCTCGTTGCCGGTCTGGCAGCCGGTTTCTGGCAAGCCCATCCCCAGCTTACGGCCGCTCAGGTAACCGATGCACTTCGCCAGTCGGGGAGTCAGTTCGGGAATCCCGACGCCCAGTTGGGGTACGGCATCCCAAATTTTGAGCGGGCATCCGCACTCGCCGACGCCTATGGGCAGCTGCTAGTTTTTCCCAATCCGTTCAGCGATGTGCAACCGCTGGGCGTTCGATGGGGCGAAATCGAAGCTAACGTCCCACTCGACGCTACGCTGACAAATGCTGCCGGACGAGTGATCTGGCAGAACCGGTATACCTCGGCCGGGCTGGCCGCCTTTACATTGCCCTACCTGAATTTATCGGCAGGTATGTACTTCATGACCCTGGTTGCGGGCGACAAGAAACGGACAGTAAAGCTGGTAAAGCAATAG
- a CDS encoding peptide methionine sulfoxide reductase (KEGG: tbd:Tbd_0847 methionine sulfoxide reductase A~TIGRFAM: peptide methionine sulfoxide reductase~PFAM: Methionine sulfoxide reductase A), whose protein sequence is MTQKTFLLLVGWLIVGTLSFTGCRQRTDASKASTAIDVSPAKLPTLQPGESVATFAGGCFWAVQEEMRVLKGVRAVISGYAGGDLAFPTYEQVGTDQTGHAEAVQVYYNPAVISYDVLLDAFFAGHDATQLNRQGPDIGKHYRSAVFYRTPQEKARINAAIQRENASGHHQGRVVTQVVPFVAFYPAETYHQDYYRHNPYNMYIHLVSEPKVATFRERMETWLGE, encoded by the coding sequence ATGACTCAAAAAACGTTTCTGCTACTGGTCGGATGGCTAATTGTCGGTACACTTTCTTTTACCGGCTGTCGGCAGCGAACGGATGCGTCGAAAGCCAGCACCGCTATCGACGTCAGCCCGGCGAAGCTGCCGACCCTGCAACCAGGTGAATCCGTAGCCACCTTTGCCGGTGGTTGTTTTTGGGCCGTTCAGGAGGAAATGCGGGTATTAAAAGGGGTTCGGGCCGTTATTTCGGGCTATGCCGGTGGTGACCTTGCCTTCCCGACCTACGAGCAGGTAGGCACCGACCAGACCGGTCATGCCGAAGCCGTTCAGGTTTACTATAACCCTGCCGTTATTTCGTACGACGTTTTGCTGGATGCTTTTTTTGCTGGTCACGACGCTACCCAACTCAATCGGCAGGGGCCTGATATAGGCAAGCATTATCGGTCGGCTGTTTTCTATCGCACACCCCAGGAAAAGGCCCGTATCAATGCGGCCATTCAGCGAGAAAACGCGTCTGGGCACCACCAGGGCCGGGTTGTTACGCAGGTCGTACCTTTTGTGGCCTTCTACCCTGCCGAAACGTATCACCAGGATTATTACCGCCACAACCCATACAATATGTACATCCACCTCGTTTCGGAACCCAAAGTAGCCACGTTCAGAGAACGGATGGAGACGTGGCTCGGGGAGTAA
- a CDS encoding hypothetical protein (KEGG: cvi:CV_3087 histidine transport system membrane protein M): protein MTLRDVFETLSGQPILLFLLLMAIPTGAFLVNLWSGDTAEEIWKWRYVYAVLAYIACIPGMFAFTLNIYLFLFERQSIWDMNLALQVLPVLTMVSTLMLIKRKMPFNYIPAFGKLSNFLTMITAVMGLLWLIDRTRIYAITYVPFTYILVGFVALLLIVRLAWKRIF, encoded by the coding sequence ATGACGCTTCGAGATGTATTCGAGACCTTATCCGGCCAGCCGATACTCCTTTTTTTGCTCCTGATGGCCATTCCAACAGGAGCCTTTTTAGTTAATCTGTGGTCGGGTGATACCGCAGAAGAAATCTGGAAATGGCGGTATGTTTACGCCGTACTGGCCTACATCGCCTGTATTCCGGGCATGTTTGCCTTCACCCTGAATATTTATCTCTTTCTGTTCGAGCGCCAGAGTATCTGGGATATGAACCTGGCGTTACAGGTGCTGCCCGTGCTAACGATGGTATCTACCCTGATGCTCATTAAACGGAAAATGCCTTTCAACTACATACCGGCTTTCGGAAAGTTATCCAACTTCCTGACGATGATTACGGCGGTTATGGGGCTTCTCTGGCTCATTGACCGTACTCGCATTTACGCCATAACCTACGTTCCGTTCACGTACATACTGGTGGGTTTCGTCGCGTTACTGCTGATTGTCCGCCTGGCCTGGAAACGAATTTTCTAA
- a CDS encoding hypothetical protein (KEGG: hypothetical protein ; K11369 retrograde regulation   protein 2), with amino-acid sequence MQRLTVAGRLLITALILAGVFFAFRYFGGNDALRKLAPKDKEYTESETMPRADDKTAEAAVEESSASSSGSSESEATDQPRQSFSYTAPEPQNGKLKGVVELGASGFNSFIVRIDDQKRWKLEKAEFNNSLVLENMATDEDIRTGLKSYIGKMLDFGVGGRDIQFVVSSGAVKAEGTPKIIKVLKSLNYVVNIVTPEQEGSLGLRAVLPTEFYDNSFVVDIGSGNTKISWKEGGSTKALETYGAKYFQNNTSDETVTTEVKAKAKQVPTDHRKTCFIIGGVPFELAKAVRKDKERYTVLDAPSAYKLENAKSKAGLNIYRSIAEATGCNQFVFDWDANFTIGYLLTIK; translated from the coding sequence ATGCAACGCTTAACCGTAGCCGGTCGGCTGCTCATTACGGCCCTGATTCTGGCTGGTGTCTTCTTCGCATTCCGCTACTTTGGCGGTAATGATGCCCTGCGCAAACTTGCGCCCAAAGACAAAGAATATACTGAATCGGAAACGATGCCCCGTGCCGACGACAAAACAGCCGAGGCCGCAGTCGAAGAGTCGAGTGCCTCTTCTTCAGGCTCGTCGGAGAGTGAGGCCACCGACCAGCCCCGCCAGTCGTTTTCCTACACGGCTCCCGAACCGCAAAACGGGAAGCTTAAAGGCGTCGTTGAGTTAGGGGCCAGTGGGTTCAACTCCTTCATTGTCCGGATCGACGATCAGAAGCGCTGGAAACTCGAAAAAGCCGAGTTCAATAACAGCCTCGTTTTGGAAAACATGGCTACCGATGAGGACATCCGGACGGGTCTGAAAAGCTATATCGGCAAAATGCTGGATTTCGGTGTGGGTGGTCGTGACATTCAGTTTGTGGTTAGTTCGGGAGCCGTGAAAGCTGAGGGAACCCCAAAAATCATTAAAGTTCTAAAGTCGTTGAACTACGTGGTGAACATCGTTACCCCGGAGCAGGAAGGTTCTCTTGGGCTTAGGGCCGTACTCCCCACCGAATTTTACGACAATTCATTTGTGGTTGATATAGGTTCGGGGAATACCAAAATATCCTGGAAAGAAGGAGGTTCTACCAAAGCCTTAGAAACATACGGGGCGAAATACTTCCAGAATAACACCAGCGACGAAACCGTTACTACAGAAGTAAAAGCCAAAGCCAAGCAAGTACCGACTGATCACCGCAAAACCTGCTTCATTATTGGCGGAGTACCTTTTGAACTGGCCAAGGCTGTTCGGAAAGATAAAGAGCGTTATACGGTTCTGGATGCTCCTTCAGCTTACAAACTGGAGAACGCCAAGTCTAAAGCGGGACTCAATATTTATCGATCCATTGCCGAAGCAACTGGCTGTAATCAGTTCGTTTTCGACTGGGATGCCAACTTCACTATCGGCTATTTACTGACCATAAAATAA